Proteins encoded by one window of Portunus trituberculatus isolate SZX2019 chromosome 27, ASM1759143v1, whole genome shotgun sequence:
- the LOC123509641 gene encoding gamma-butyrobetaine dioxygenase-like gives MSRRVLQGVLSSARLWAKGRQNAVGLTALASQRPTSALTALSSRTLTTSHAWHNSHPTPAPSHTHHNAAGVRTADARKEMVEITFTDGSSSFFPYCWLRDNCQCPQCFDSDALCRKLTLEDWQHSDCPTSVQVEEDGRHVEVQWASGHRSCFEAHWLQQHAFTSSARDSQRSFLALKKDLWSTEMELPRMDYNGVMHGDKELLDFLVTLEKKGVVVLTDAPREPEAVLTIIKSIGYVKPTHYGTNYPIRSKASASSLAYTDQRLGMHNDLPYFQYVPGIIFLHCITQFEGKGGENDLADGFHVADYLKQFHPKEYHILTNTPVYFWDKGVAQVKQETTEYHKIVNIPIIVEDRLSGDVIRVNNSQLRNSYLDLPPEQVTPWYAALRLFNQTIDQQSIRNKLNSGEMLVMDNTRLMHGRTGYDSALGERHMNQAYLDWDGALSRRRVLQEKLGVTLE, from the exons ATGAGTCGCAGAGTGTTGCAAGGAGTGCTTTCCTCAGCCAGGCTCTGGGCCAAG GGGAGACAGAATGCAGTGGGTCTGACAGCACTGGCCTCGCAACGCCCCACCTCTGCCTTGACTGCACTCTCCTCACGCACTCTCACCACCTCCCATGCCTGGCACAACTCCCACCCAACACCTGCACCCTCCCACACCCATCACAATGCTGCTG GTGTCAGGACAGCAGAtgcaaggaaagagatggtggaaaTCACTTTTACTGATGGAAGCAGCAGTTTTTTCCCATATTGCTGGCTGAGAGACAATTGTCAGTGCCCACAGTGCTTTGATTCTGACGCACTCTGCCGCAAGCTGACTCTTGAGGACTGGCAACACAGTGACTGCCCCACGAGTGTTCAG gtggaggaagatgggagACATGTGGAGGTGCAGTGGGCCAGTGGACACAGAAGCTGCTTTGAGGCTCATTGGTTGCAGCAACACGCCTTCACATCCTCTGCCAGAGACTCTCAGAGAAGCTTTTTGGCCCTAAAAAAG GACTTGTGGAGTACAGAGATGGAGCTGCCAAGGATGGACTACAATGGAGTGATGCATGGAGACAAAGAACTCCTGGACTTCCTTGTAACTCTAGAGAAGAAGGGTGTGGTCGTCCTAACCGATGCTCCCAGGGAACCTGAGGCTGTGCTAACCATCATCAAGAGTATTGGATATGTGAAGCCCACACACTATGG gACCAACTACCCCATTCGGAGCAAAGCGAGTGCCAGCAGCCTTGCCTACACAGACCAGCGCCTGGGCATGCATAATGACCTGCCTTACTTCCAATATGTGCCTGGG ATCATCTTCCTGCACTGCATCACACAGTTTGAGGGCAAGGGTGGGGAGAATGACCTGGCAGATGGGTTCCATGTGGCCGACTACCTCAAGCAGTTTCATCCCAAGGAGTACCACATCTTAACCAACACTCCTGTCTATTTCTGGGACAAGGGAGTGGCACAGGTTAAGCAGGAGACCACTGAGTACCACAAGATTGTCAACATTCCCATCATTGT AGAGGATCGGCTCAGCGGTGATGTGATCCGAGTCAACAACTCCCAGCTGAGGAACTCCTACCTTGACCTGCCCCCAGAACAGGTCACTCCCTGGTATGCTGCACTGAGGCTCTTCAACCAGACCATTGACCAGCAATCCATAAGGAATAAGCTTAATAGTG GTGAGATGCTGGTAATGGACAACACTCGCCTGATGCATGGACGCACTGGCTATGACAGTGCCCTGGGAGAGCGCCACATGAACCAGGCCTACCTGGACTGGGATGGGGCACTCTCCAGACGCAGAGTCCTTCAGGAGAAACTTGGAGTGACATTGGAGTAG